Proteins from one Bacteroidota bacterium genomic window:
- a CDS encoding mechanosensitive ion channel, whose translation MYESLQQILVEKGPFLVNLLGALAILLVGYLVAKFLGRMARKGSARTGLSTKLSAAFADDDGQQPDVGPYISQGVFYLVMVFVLVAFLQTLGLTFVTEPLNGFLTQVFEFLPQLLAAGALAVVAYVVARLLKGLTQRGLEAANLDEKIKQGADTSYEGAGIATTGATAVYYLVLLLFLPAILGALQLQGILSPIEGMLSEAMSFLPNLVAAGLIFGIGYFVARLVRQIVSNLLAAVGTDRLAERVGLHSVLGKQRLSQTLGTIVYVLMLVPVLISALNALSLEAVTAPASRMLDMMLAVIPQLFGAAVVLGIAFVIGKLVAGLVTSLLAGIGFNQLFATLGIRASAASNGQAVEAEDRKLPADIAGSLVLVGVMLFAAIEAANLVGFTSLSAVFTQVMGFAGQVLLGLVIFALGLYLSNIAGNAIKHSNIAQGNMLALVARTAILVFVGAIALGQMGLANSIINLAFGLTLGAIAIAAAIAFGFGGRDVAKAQLEQFFASRDGEAPNATKKGVGKAAFQEVG comes from the coding sequence ATGTACGAATCACTACAACAAATACTTGTAGAGAAGGGCCCATTTTTAGTAAACCTGCTTGGTGCACTGGCCATTTTGCTGGTCGGCTACCTTGTCGCAAAATTCCTGGGCCGCATGGCTCGAAAAGGATCAGCGCGTACAGGGTTGAGCACAAAGCTTTCAGCCGCGTTTGCGGACGATGACGGGCAACAGCCCGATGTCGGTCCCTATATCTCCCAAGGGGTGTTTTACCTTGTGATGGTATTTGTGCTGGTCGCATTTTTACAAACGCTGGGGCTTACGTTTGTTACGGAACCACTAAATGGATTCCTCACCCAGGTATTCGAATTCCTTCCACAGCTCCTTGCGGCTGGCGCGTTAGCAGTTGTTGCATATGTTGTTGCGCGTTTACTGAAAGGCCTTACGCAACGCGGGCTCGAAGCAGCTAACCTGGATGAAAAAATCAAGCAAGGAGCTGATACGTCGTACGAGGGTGCTGGCATTGCTACCACAGGCGCAACAGCCGTGTATTACCTGGTGTTGCTGCTGTTTCTGCCAGCAATTCTTGGCGCATTACAATTGCAAGGCATCCTGAGTCCCATCGAAGGGATGCTGAGCGAGGCGATGAGCTTCCTGCCGAACCTTGTTGCTGCCGGGCTGATTTTTGGCATCGGTTATTTTGTAGCACGTTTGGTGCGCCAGATTGTGTCGAATCTGCTTGCTGCCGTCGGCACAGATCGTCTGGCAGAACGTGTAGGATTGCACAGCGTCCTTGGAAAGCAGCGCCTGTCTCAGACGCTCGGTACCATTGTATATGTACTCATGCTCGTGCCTGTGCTGATTTCTGCACTCAATGCACTTAGTCTGGAGGCCGTTACTGCGCCGGCCAGTCGTATGCTCGACATGATGCTTGCTGTTATCCCACAATTGTTTGGTGCAGCTGTCGTGCTGGGTATTGCCTTTGTTATAGGTAAGCTAGTTGCCGGGCTGGTAACAAGTTTGCTTGCCGGGATCGGCTTCAACCAGTTATTTGCGACGCTGGGTATACGTGCAAGTGCCGCCAGCAATGGACAAGCCGTTGAAGCTGAGGACCGGAAGTTACCAGCCGATATAGCAGGTTCGCTGGTATTGGTTGGAGTTATGCTCTTTGCCGCCATTGAAGCAGCTAACCTGGTAGGCTTTACCTCCCTTTCTGCAGTATTCACCCAGGTGATGGGCTTTGCCGGCCAGGTATTGCTGGGTCTTGTGATCTTTGCACTGGGCCTGTATCTCTCCAATATTGCCGGCAACGCAATCAAGCATAGCAACATTGCGCAGGGCAATATGCTGGCACTCGTTGCACGCACAGCTATCCTTGTGTTTGTGGGTGCGATTGCACTCGGACAGATGGGGCTCGCAAACTCGATCATCAATCTTGCCTTTGGATTGACGTTGGGTGCCATTGCCATTGCAGCTGCGATTGCATTTGGGTTTGGCGGCCGGGATGTGGCTAAAGCCCAGTTGGAGCAGTTCTTTGCTTCGCGCGATGGCGAAGCGCCGAATGCCACTAAAAAGGGAGTAGGAAAAGCAGCGTTTCAGGAAGTTGGGTAG
- a CDS encoding DUF3179 domain-containing protein yields the protein MIRFIIATCLIGVVAFGALAGTVAAQPKEQALPGWETNTAKRSIELDELMSGGPPKDGIPAIDNPSFVSQDAAAGWLKGQEPVVSVEIGGIARAYPLQILTWHEIVNDELSGVPITVTFCPLCYAALAFDRRIDGETYSFGVSGMLRHSDMIMYDRQTETLWQQLSGEAVIGDLTGRILIPVPAQIISFDQFRSAYPAGAVLSKRTGHIRDYGKNPYAGYDDINERPFLYRGPLDKRVPPMEKVVTVSIDGEDKAYPHRVTRKRRVIDDTVNGKRLLIFHADGAVSALDKSQISDSKMIGSTGVFVNEVDGKPLVFKYKNDLFVDEETGSQWNIAGHAISGPHKGKQLEAVAHGNFFAFAWFAFKPDTGLYAGE from the coding sequence TTGATTCGGTTCATAATTGCAACATGCTTGATTGGCGTTGTTGCCTTTGGTGCACTGGCTGGAACGGTAGCTGCGCAACCCAAAGAACAGGCTCTGCCCGGCTGGGAGACCAACACGGCAAAACGTTCGATTGAATTGGATGAATTGATGTCTGGTGGCCCGCCGAAAGATGGGATTCCAGCAATTGATAACCCTTCTTTTGTGTCACAGGACGCCGCTGCCGGCTGGCTGAAAGGCCAGGAGCCAGTGGTCTCAGTGGAAATAGGAGGTATCGCACGCGCTTATCCGCTACAAATCCTCACCTGGCATGAGATTGTCAACGACGAGTTATCTGGCGTGCCAATTACGGTCACTTTTTGTCCGCTATGTTATGCTGCATTGGCTTTTGACCGGCGAATAGATGGAGAGACGTACAGCTTTGGTGTTTCAGGCATGCTCCGGCATTCAGATATGATTATGTACGACAGGCAGACCGAGACCTTGTGGCAGCAATTGAGTGGTGAGGCGGTTATTGGCGACCTGACGGGCAGGATCCTTATACCTGTGCCGGCGCAAATTATCTCGTTTGATCAGTTTCGCTCAGCGTATCCAGCAGGTGCCGTGCTATCAAAAAGAACCGGGCACATTCGTGATTATGGTAAGAACCCGTACGCCGGCTACGATGACATCAATGAGCGTCCGTTTTTATACCGCGGTCCGCTAGACAAACGCGTCCCGCCTATGGAGAAGGTGGTAACAGTCAGTATTGACGGTGAAGACAAAGCCTATCCGCACCGGGTCACGCGGAAGCGGCGTGTGATTGATGACACCGTGAATGGCAAACGTTTGCTCATCTTTCATGCAGATGGAGCGGTTTCGGCTTTGGACAAGTCGCAGATCAGTGATTCTAAAATGATTGGGTCAACGGGTGTGTTTGTGAACGAAGTGGACGGGAAGCCGCTGGTCTTTAAATACAAGAATGATCTGTTTGTGGATGAAGAGACCGGAAGCCAGTGGAATATCGCCGGCCATGCCATCTCTGGGCCACACAAAGGCAAGCAGCTCGAGGCAGTGGCCCATGGCAATTTCTTTGCCTTTGCCTGGTTTGCCTTCAAGCCTGATACAGGGTTGTACGCCGGCGAATAA
- a CDS encoding acyl-CoA dehydrogenase: MPKPVFDIDDAFMFEELLSEEDRMIMDAARQYAQSNLEPRALEGNQDGKFHMEIAKELGELGLLGSTIPPEYGGAGVSYTAYGLIAREIERVDSGYRSFASVQSSLVMYPIYDFGTEELRQRLLPKLATGEMIGCFGLTEPDHGSDPGGMKTTALKVDGGWVLNGSKMWITNSPIADVAVVWAKAKETKDDPGVIRGFVVEKGFKGFSAPKTGNKMSLRASITGEIVLQDCFVPEENAFPEVRGLKGPFSCLNNARYGIAWGTLGAAENCYHRARQYVMERKQFGHALGSMQLIQTKLANMLTEITKMQLLALRLGQLKDAGRAAPSMISLAKRNNCGAALDIARVARDMLGGNGITGDFRVIHHLVNLETVNTYEGTYDIHGLILGREITGIQSFVPLGNP; the protein is encoded by the coding sequence ATGCCAAAACCAGTATTTGATATAGATGATGCCTTCATGTTTGAAGAACTGCTGTCTGAAGAAGACCGCATGATCATGGACGCAGCGCGGCAGTATGCACAATCCAACCTCGAGCCCCGCGCACTTGAAGGCAACCAGGACGGCAAATTCCACATGGAGATTGCCAAAGAACTGGGCGAACTCGGACTCCTCGGCTCAACCATTCCACCAGAATATGGCGGCGCCGGCGTCAGCTATACTGCATACGGACTCATCGCCCGGGAAATCGAGCGCGTCGACTCAGGTTATCGATCGTTTGCTTCTGTGCAATCTTCCCTGGTCATGTATCCCATTTACGATTTTGGTACAGAAGAACTACGCCAACGCTTGTTACCGAAACTTGCCACGGGTGAAATGATCGGCTGCTTTGGCCTCACCGAACCTGACCATGGCTCGGATCCGGGCGGCATGAAAACAACTGCATTGAAAGTTGATGGCGGCTGGGTGCTTAATGGCTCAAAAATGTGGATCACAAACTCCCCCATTGCGGACGTAGCTGTGGTTTGGGCAAAAGCGAAAGAAACCAAAGACGACCCGGGCGTGATCCGTGGCTTTGTGGTTGAAAAAGGATTCAAAGGATTTTCGGCACCGAAGACGGGCAACAAAATGTCACTCCGTGCTTCGATTACCGGGGAAATTGTCCTGCAAGATTGCTTTGTACCAGAAGAAAATGCTTTCCCTGAAGTTCGCGGGTTAAAAGGCCCCTTCTCTTGCCTTAACAATGCAAGGTATGGGATTGCATGGGGCACACTTGGCGCAGCTGAGAATTGCTATCACCGGGCACGGCAGTACGTAATGGAACGCAAGCAGTTCGGCCACGCCCTCGGCTCGATGCAGTTGATTCAGACCAAGCTGGCCAACATGCTTACCGAGATTACCAAAATGCAGTTATTAGCGCTGCGTCTTGGCCAGTTAAAAGATGCAGGACGTGCTGCGCCTTCAATGATTTCACTGGCAAAACGGAATAACTGTGGCGCCGCCCTCGACATCGCACGCGTTGCACGCGACATGCTCGGTGGGAACGGGATCACAGGCGACTTCAGGGTTATCCATCACCTGGTGAACCTTGAGACTGTAAACACTTACGAAGGCACCTATGATATTCACGGCCTGATTTTGGGTAGAGAAATTACGGGGATTCAATCCTTTGTCCCGCTTGGCAACCCGTAA
- a CDS encoding redoxin domain-containing protein: MNMPQLFSFTNRFLPALAACLILFAGLPAFAASSDNVETLALGATAPDFHLEGTDNKFYTLKDFADAELLLVIFTCNHCPTAQAYEDRMIALTDTYGPKGVAVVAISPNDPSAVRLDELGYTDLNDTLEDMQLRAEHKQFNFPYLYDGDIQDVTRAYGPVATPHAFLFDKDRKLVYVGRIDDNEKIGAATIHDTKNALDAMLAGKPVPVAKTKTFGCSIKWADKGEGVRRAQERWEKEPVSVTAVDAAAVKEILKNDTDNYRLVNMWAMWCGPCVTEFPEFVDMHLMYRRRNFEMVTISMDDAEAKEDVIKFLKSEHASMTNYHYTEEDAYALIDAVDEEWPGALPYTVLVAPGGEIVFRMLGEIDPLEIRKTVVDHIGRYYD; the protein is encoded by the coding sequence ATGAACATGCCTCAACTGTTTAGTTTCACCAACAGGTTTTTGCCAGCGCTTGCTGCTTGCCTGATCCTGTTTGCCGGCCTGCCGGCTTTTGCTGCGAGCAGCGATAATGTGGAAACACTGGCCCTCGGTGCAACTGCGCCCGACTTCCATTTGGAAGGCACAGATAACAAGTTTTATACCCTGAAAGACTTTGCAGATGCAGAGTTGCTCCTCGTCATTTTTACGTGCAACCATTGTCCAACCGCGCAGGCTTACGAAGACCGCATGATCGCACTTACGGATACGTATGGGCCGAAAGGCGTTGCCGTTGTTGCCATTTCTCCGAATGATCCTTCTGCTGTACGCCTGGATGAACTTGGGTATACAGACCTGAATGATACACTTGAGGACATGCAGCTTCGCGCTGAACACAAGCAGTTTAACTTCCCTTATTTATATGATGGGGACATACAGGATGTGACGCGTGCTTATGGCCCGGTTGCAACGCCGCATGCCTTTCTGTTCGACAAGGATAGAAAGCTGGTGTATGTGGGGCGTATCGACGACAATGAGAAAATTGGCGCTGCTACCATCCACGACACAAAAAATGCGCTGGACGCAATGTTAGCAGGCAAGCCTGTGCCTGTTGCGAAAACGAAAACCTTTGGGTGCTCTATCAAATGGGCGGACAAGGGAGAGGGTGTTAGGCGCGCCCAGGAGCGGTGGGAGAAGGAGCCCGTCTCTGTTACAGCTGTTGATGCAGCTGCTGTGAAAGAGATTCTGAAAAATGATACAGACAACTACCGGCTTGTCAACATGTGGGCGATGTGGTGTGGGCCCTGCGTGACCGAATTTCCTGAGTTTGTGGACATGCACCTGATGTACCGCCGGCGGAATTTTGAAATGGTCACGATTAGCATGGACGATGCTGAAGCAAAGGAGGATGTAATCAAGTTTCTGAAGTCAGAACATGCATCGATGACGAATTACCATTATACTGAAGAAGATGCTTACGCACTGATTGATGCGGTAGATGAAGAATGGCCTGGCGCTTTGCCTTATACCGTGCTTGTAGCGCCTGGCGGAGAAATTGTATTTCGTATGCTTGGAGAAATTGACCCGCTGGAAATACGAAAAACAGTTGTTGACCACATTGGCCGTTATTACGACTGA
- a CDS encoding SMP-30/gluconolactonase/LRE family protein has protein sequence MKQPVLFLMLAVVAVACNTPAPENEAAPAYLESRSGAVERIDPALDALIDVDAPLEVLAEGFEWSEGPVWVAAENHVLFTDIPRNTIYQWSEDEGLNVFLRPAGYNRDDPQGKELGANGLLIDSEGRLVMCNHGFRAVTRLDPFNHTHTVLADSHDGKRLNSPNDGVFKSNGALYFTDPSYGLEGINNSPHKEQPHNGVYRLDETGEVTLLTTQMTNPNGIGFSPDESVLYVAQSDYETPVLRAFDVQDDGTLAEGRLFYDAAPQRDAGGKGLPDGLAVDQAGNVFATGPGGVLIINPEGKLLGTIQTGEATANCAFGDDGRTLYITADMYLMRIRLKTKGLGF, from the coding sequence ATGAAGCAACCTGTACTCTTTTTGATGCTTGCTGTTGTCGCAGTAGCATGTAATACGCCGGCGCCCGAAAACGAGGCAGCGCCCGCTTATCTTGAATCACGATCTGGCGCTGTTGAGCGAATAGATCCTGCACTGGATGCCCTCATTGATGTTGATGCGCCGTTGGAAGTGCTGGCTGAAGGCTTTGAGTGGAGCGAGGGGCCCGTCTGGGTTGCTGCTGAAAACCACGTCTTATTTACCGACATCCCACGAAATACCATCTACCAATGGAGTGAAGATGAGGGACTCAACGTTTTTTTGCGGCCGGCGGGGTACAACCGGGACGATCCGCAGGGCAAAGAACTTGGTGCAAACGGACTGTTAATCGATAGCGAAGGCCGGCTTGTTATGTGCAACCACGGATTCCGTGCAGTAACCCGCCTTGATCCCTTCAACCATACACACACTGTCCTCGCCGATTCACACGATGGGAAGCGCCTGAATAGCCCCAACGACGGCGTCTTTAAATCAAATGGCGCCCTGTATTTTACAGATCCCTCATACGGACTGGAAGGCATCAACAACAGCCCACATAAAGAGCAGCCGCACAATGGGGTTTACAGACTGGATGAAACCGGAGAGGTAACCCTGCTGACAACGCAGATGACCAATCCTAATGGTATCGGGTTTTCGCCGGATGAATCCGTTCTTTATGTGGCGCAATCGGATTATGAAACCCCTGTGCTGCGTGCATTTGATGTGCAGGATGATGGTACGCTGGCAGAAGGCCGGCTCTTTTATGATGCAGCGCCACAGCGGGATGCCGGCGGCAAAGGATTGCCAGATGGTCTTGCTGTTGATCAGGCAGGAAATGTATTTGCAACAGGGCCGGGTGGCGTCCTGATCATCAACCCTGAAGGTAAATTGCTGGGAACGATCCAAACCGGGGAAGCCACGGCAAACTGTGCTTTTGGTGATGATGGCCGTACGTTGTACATCACAGCAGACATGTACCTGATGCGAATCCGACTCAAAACCAAAGGCCTTGGCTTTTAA
- a CDS encoding Bax inhibitor-1 family protein, which translates to MNSDYSMHAPVPVSMSSVEERADFISKTYMHLFGAMIGFVLFEAAIFQTELPAIMTSMLGGNWLIVLGGFMLVSWFANRTAMNATSVASQYGALVAFVVAWGIMFVPMLYIAQMTAPGVIESAATVTLLGFAGLTAVAFMTRKDFSFMGGMLRWIGIVAIVAIVGSLIFGFELGTYFSIGMIAFAGAAILYDTSNVLHHYPEDKYVAAALSLFASVALMFWYVLRLFMARD; encoded by the coding sequence ATGAACTCAGATTATAGCATGCATGCCCCCGTGCCTGTGTCAATGAGCAGCGTGGAAGAACGCGCTGATTTCATCTCAAAGACCTATATGCACTTGTTTGGGGCCATGATTGGCTTCGTGCTGTTTGAAGCAGCGATTTTCCAAACGGAGTTGCCGGCCATTATGACCTCGATGCTCGGAGGCAATTGGTTGATTGTGCTTGGCGGTTTTATGCTCGTGAGCTGGTTTGCGAACCGCACGGCTATGAATGCAACATCTGTTGCATCTCAATATGGTGCGCTGGTGGCTTTTGTTGTGGCTTGGGGCATTATGTTTGTCCCGATGTTATACATCGCCCAAATGACTGCACCTGGCGTTATTGAAAGCGCAGCAACAGTCACACTCCTTGGCTTTGCCGGTCTTACTGCAGTTGCTTTTATGACCCGTAAGGACTTTTCCTTTATGGGTGGGATGCTGCGCTGGATTGGCATCGTGGCCATTGTGGCCATTGTCGGTAGCCTGATCTTTGGATTTGAGCTGGGCACGTACTTCTCGATTGGGATGATTGCCTTCGCCGGCGCTGCTATTTTGTACGATACCTCAAACGTCTTGCATCACTATCCGGAGGACAAATACGTGGCAGCAGCCTTGTCTTTGTTTGCTTCTGTGGCACTGATGTTCTGGTACGTCTTGCGCCTGTTTATGGCTCGTGACTAA
- a CDS encoding TIM barrel protein, whose protein sequence is MKHQNLSRRSAMKKMAGAAALVGTPAIHLGTTTDAPAKLKGNINHSVCKWCYSDFSLEELAQQAVTMGIKSIEIVGPEAYDTLKKYGLSCAMSNGPSSGSISKNINRIAHHAEIVPDYKVRIGEVADAGFTNLIMFSGNREGMDDDEGMENCAKAIKQVVGDAEKRGVMLCMELLNSKVNHADYMCDHVEWGVKLVDMVGSDNFKLLYDIYHMQIMDGDVIRTIRDYKDYFGHYHTGGNPGRNEIDETQELNYPAIMEAIVDTGYTGFVGQEFIPVRDPMASLRQAIWICDV, encoded by the coding sequence ATGAAACACCAAAATCTGTCTCGTCGCTCTGCGATGAAAAAAATGGCCGGCGCTGCTGCCCTTGTTGGTACACCGGCAATCCATTTGGGTACCACAACCGACGCACCGGCTAAGTTGAAAGGCAATATCAACCATTCTGTTTGTAAATGGTGTTATTCAGACTTTTCGCTGGAAGAGTTGGCGCAACAGGCTGTAACGATGGGCATTAAGTCCATTGAAATTGTCGGGCCCGAGGCGTACGATACACTGAAGAAATATGGGCTTTCGTGTGCGATGTCTAATGGTCCGAGTTCGGGTTCAATTTCGAAGAACATCAACCGTATTGCACACCATGCTGAAATAGTGCCTGATTACAAAGTGCGCATTGGCGAAGTGGCCGATGCCGGCTTTACCAACCTGATCATGTTCTCTGGAAACAGGGAGGGCATGGACGATGACGAAGGCATGGAGAATTGCGCCAAGGCCATCAAACAAGTTGTTGGGGATGCTGAGAAGCGGGGCGTTATGCTGTGCATGGAACTGCTAAATAGCAAAGTGAATCATGCAGACTACATGTGCGACCACGTTGAGTGGGGCGTGAAACTGGTTGATATGGTTGGTTCTGACAATTTTAAGCTGCTTTACGACATCTATCACATGCAAATCATGGACGGTGACGTGATCCGCACAATCCGTGATTACAAAGATTATTTTGGCCATTATCACACGGGTGGCAACCCTGGTCGCAATGAAATTGACGAAACCCAGGAACTGAATTATCCCGCGATCATGGAAGCTATTGTAGATACAGGCTACACCGGCTTTGTTGGCCAGGAGTTTATCCCGGTGCGCGACCCAATGGCGTCATTGCGGCAAGCTATCTGGATTTGCGACGTGTAA
- the ilvD gene encoding dihydroxy-acid dehydratase, with the protein MAELNKHSKRITQPKSQGASQAMLYATGMSESDMDKAQVGIGSVWYEGNPCNMHLLDLATQVKAGVEAADLVGMRFNTVGVSDGISMGTDGMSYSLQSRDLIADSIETIMGGQWYDGLITLPGCDKNMPGCVMAMGRLDRPALMVYGGTIRPGCTKDGQQLDIVSAFQSYGAYVAGKIDDEERQHIVRKSCPGPGACGGMYTANTMASAIEAMGLSLPYSSSLPATDPRKMDECQQAGQAIRVLLEKGLTPRKIVTRASIENAIRVLVSLGGSTNAVLHMLAIAHAFDIPFSIDDFQEISGSTPLLADMKPSGRFSMEELCNIGGVPAVMKHLMAHNLLHADELTVTGKTLAENLAACDALPASQTIIRDFDNPIKSDGHIYILKGNLAPQGCVAKITGKEGLFFEGPARVYDSEEDMLAGLEAGEIQPGEVVIIRFEGPKGGPGMPEMLTPTSALMGAGMGNDVALITDGRFSGGSHGFIIGHVVPEAQEGGPIAFIENGDHVKIDAAAKSIRVDVDENTFAQRRAGWVAPPFKSTRGTLYKYIKNVSNASEGCVTDG; encoded by the coding sequence ATGGCTGAACTTAACAAACACAGCAAACGCATTACCCAACCGAAATCCCAGGGCGCCTCTCAAGCCATGTTATATGCAACGGGCATGAGCGAGTCCGACATGGACAAAGCGCAGGTTGGCATCGGGTCGGTTTGGTATGAAGGCAATCCTTGCAACATGCATTTGCTTGACCTGGCAACGCAGGTAAAAGCAGGCGTGGAGGCGGCTGACCTGGTAGGCATGCGGTTTAACACAGTTGGTGTGTCCGATGGCATTTCGATGGGTACAGATGGGATGTCGTACAGCTTGCAATCGCGCGATCTGATTGCAGATTCTATCGAGACCATCATGGGTGGCCAGTGGTACGATGGCTTGATAACCCTCCCCGGTTGTGACAAAAACATGCCGGGGTGCGTTATGGCGATGGGCCGGCTTGATCGCCCTGCCTTGATGGTTTATGGCGGCACCATCCGCCCCGGTTGTACCAAAGATGGACAGCAACTTGATATTGTGAGCGCGTTTCAAAGTTACGGCGCTTATGTTGCCGGCAAAATTGATGACGAGGAACGCCAGCACATTGTGCGCAAATCTTGCCCTGGCCCTGGCGCCTGCGGCGGAATGTACACGGCAAACACCATGGCCTCGGCCATTGAAGCCATGGGTCTATCTCTTCCTTACAGTTCAAGCCTCCCGGCAACTGATCCGCGCAAAATGGACGAGTGTCAGCAAGCAGGACAGGCCATTCGCGTCTTGTTAGAAAAAGGCCTCACGCCGCGCAAAATTGTAACGCGTGCTTCTATCGAAAATGCAATACGCGTACTTGTGTCACTTGGCGGTTCTACCAATGCAGTTTTGCATATGCTCGCCATTGCGCACGCATTCGACATTCCGTTCTCTATCGACGACTTCCAGGAGATCTCAGGCAGCACACCCCTGCTGGCAGACATGAAGCCAAGTGGCAGGTTTTCGATGGAAGAATTGTGCAACATCGGCGGCGTACCAGCTGTGATGAAGCACCTGATGGCGCACAACCTGCTACATGCTGATGAGCTTACGGTAACCGGAAAGACACTGGCTGAAAACCTGGCGGCGTGTGACGCCCTGCCAGCATCCCAAACTATCATCCGAGATTTTGACAACCCCATTAAATCCGACGGCCACATTTATATCCTGAAAGGCAACCTTGCGCCGCAGGGTTGTGTTGCAAAAATCACAGGCAAAGAAGGGTTGTTTTTCGAAGGGCCGGCCCGCGTATATGATTCAGAAGAAGATATGCTTGCAGGACTCGAAGCGGGTGAAATTCAGCCGGGAGAAGTGGTAATCATTCGCTTTGAAGGCCCTAAAGGCGGACCAGGTATGCCTGAAATGCTAACGCCAACATCTGCGTTAATGGGCGCCGGCATGGGCAACGACGTTGCACTCATTACCGATGGCAGGTTTAGTGGCGGCAGCCACGGCTTCATCATTGGCCATGTAGTACCTGAAGCCCAGGAAGGCGGTCCTATTGCCTTTATAGAGAATGGAGACCACGTAAAAATTGATGCTGCTGCGAAAAGCATACGGGTTGATGTTGACGAAAACACCTTTGCACAACGCCGCGCTGGATGGGTTGCCCCGCCATTTAAATCAACTAGGGGAACGCTGTACAAGTATATTAAAAATGTCAGCAATGCATCCGAGGGATGCGTTACAGATGGCTAG